The following proteins come from a genomic window of Nostoc sp. TCL26-01:
- a CDS encoding NIL domain-containing protein, whose product MASDNTLIHKRIRVRIPKDYHQEPVISHLVSDYGLTVNITAAILGANAVGDGWFDLDLQGTDTQIQSGLNYLQELALEVWDENRVGNW is encoded by the coding sequence ATGGCTAGCGACAACACACTTATTCATAAAAGGATTCGCGTGCGGATTCCCAAAGACTATCACCAAGAACCTGTGATTTCTCACCTAGTCTCCGATTATGGTTTGACTGTCAATATTACTGCGGCAATTTTAGGAGCTAATGCTGTTGGTGATGGTTGGTTTGATCTGGATTTACAAGGTACAGATACACAAATCCAAAGTGGACTTAACTATCTTCAGGAATTAGCATTAGAAGTTTGGGATGAGAATAGAGTGGGTAATTGGTAA
- the cysW gene encoding sulfate ABC transporter permease subunit CysW: protein MTINKPKLHSGSGDTDEASPQQKKSWVPTVLIIVAIAYLALIQYIPAINVFVQAFSKGIGPFFANLVRADFLNAAKLTVLLALIAVPLNTVFGLCAAWAIARHKFPGRAFVLSIIDLPFSISPVVAGLMIVLLYGRNGWFGPLLESHDIKIIFAFPGMVLATAFVSMPFVAREVIPVLEEFGSDQEEAAKTLGANDWQTFWRVTLPGIRWGLLYGLILTNARAMGEFGAVSVVSGNIANTTQSLPLFVEDAYKQYETEAAFSAAVLLALLAVVTLILKEIVERKTSIKEVE, encoded by the coding sequence ATGACAATAAATAAGCCAAAACTACACTCTGGTAGTGGTGATACAGATGAAGCGAGTCCACAACAAAAAAAGAGTTGGGTTCCTACAGTTTTGATTATTGTAGCGATCGCTTATTTAGCACTGATTCAATACATACCAGCAATCAATGTTTTCGTCCAAGCCTTCAGTAAAGGCATCGGGCCATTTTTCGCCAATCTTGTCCGGGCTGATTTTCTCAATGCGGCAAAATTAACCGTATTGCTAGCACTAATTGCCGTACCTTTAAATACTGTATTTGGTTTGTGTGCTGCTTGGGCGATCGCTCGGCATAAATTCCCTGGACGAGCCTTTGTTTTAAGTATCATCGACTTGCCTTTCTCCATCTCGCCTGTAGTTGCTGGCTTGATGATTGTCCTACTCTATGGGCGTAATGGCTGGTTTGGCCCTCTACTTGAGTCCCATGATATCAAGATTATTTTTGCCTTTCCCGGCATGGTGCTAGCCACAGCTTTTGTCAGTATGCCCTTTGTGGCTCGTGAAGTCATCCCCGTTTTAGAAGAGTTTGGCAGTGACCAAGAAGAAGCTGCTAAAACTTTAGGTGCGAACGATTGGCAAACATTTTGGCGTGTTACTCTACCGGGTATTCGCTGGGGTTTACTCTACGGCTTAATTTTAACCAATGCCAGAGCGATGGGTGAGTTTGGTGCAGTTTCCGTTGTCTCAGGTAACATTGCTAATACTACTCAAAGTTTGCCACTGTTTGTAGAAGACGCTTACAAACAATATGAAACTGAAGCTGCTTTTTCAGCAGCTGTACTCCTAGCACTACTAGCAGTAGTTACCTTAATCTTAAAAGAGATTGTAGAGCGTAAAACTAGCATCAAAGAAGTGGAATAA
- a CDS encoding sulfate ABC transporter substrate-binding protein has product MTTWQRPLKNWLLMIEQKTHRFRCNSLRGFVSLMLVGAILSVALAACSGGNGGNSSTETPSASPVAANKPNVELTLVSFAVTKAAHEAIIPKFIEKWKQEHNQTVTFKQSYGGSGSQTRAVIDGLEADVVHLALALDTQKIEKAGLIQSGWETEVPNNGIVSKSVAAIITRPGNPKGIKTWSDLAKDNVKLITADPKTSGIARWNFLALWNSAIKTGSDDAKATEFVAKVYKNVPILTKDAREATDAFAKQGQGDVLINYENEVILAQQKGEKLDYVIPDVNISIDNPIAVVDKNVDKHGNREVAEGFVKFLYTPEAQEEFVKLGFRPVDETIAQSKEVTDKFPKVKTLGTAQDFGGWSAIDKKFFADGGVFDQIQAKNKR; this is encoded by the coding sequence ATGACTACGTGGCAGCGTCCCCTAAAAAACTGGCTATTAATGATTGAGCAGAAGACACATAGATTCAGATGCAATTCCTTGAGAGGCTTTGTGTCACTCATGCTAGTAGGGGCTATTTTGAGTGTAGCGCTAGCCGCCTGCTCTGGTGGAAACGGTGGTAATTCATCTACAGAAACACCTTCAGCTAGTCCTGTAGCAGCCAACAAACCAAATGTTGAATTAACCTTAGTTTCCTTTGCTGTTACCAAAGCAGCCCACGAAGCCATCATTCCTAAATTTATCGAAAAATGGAAGCAAGAACATAACCAAACTGTCACCTTTAAGCAAAGTTACGGCGGTTCTGGTTCCCAAACTCGCGCTGTGATTGACGGTTTAGAAGCCGATGTTGTTCACTTGGCATTAGCTTTAGATACCCAAAAAATCGAAAAAGCCGGACTAATTCAGTCAGGATGGGAAACAGAAGTTCCCAATAACGGGATTGTTTCTAAATCTGTGGCAGCCATCATTACTCGCCCAGGTAATCCCAAGGGAATTAAAACTTGGTCAGATTTGGCTAAAGATAATGTCAAATTGATTACAGCCGATCCAAAAACATCAGGGATTGCTCGTTGGAACTTCCTAGCGTTGTGGAACTCAGCGATTAAGACTGGTAGCGACGATGCTAAAGCTACAGAATTCGTAGCTAAGGTCTATAAGAATGTACCCATTCTCACAAAGGATGCACGAGAAGCTACTGATGCCTTTGCCAAGCAAGGACAAGGTGACGTTTTAATTAACTATGAAAACGAAGTCATCCTGGCACAACAAAAAGGCGAAAAACTAGATTACGTCATTCCCGATGTGAATATCTCCATTGACAATCCCATTGCTGTTGTCGATAAGAACGTCGATAAGCATGGGAACAGAGAAGTAGCAGAAGGGTTTGTTAAATTCCTCTACACTCCAGAAGCCCAAGAAGAGTTTGTGAAATTAGGTTTCCGACCAGTAGATGAGACGATAGCCCAAAGTAAAGAAGTAACAGATAAATTTCCCAAAGTGAAAACTTTAGGTACTGCACAGGATTTTGGTGGTTGGAGTGCCATTGACAAGAAATTCTTTGCTGATGGCGGTGTTTTTGACCAAATTCAAGCCAAGAATAAGCGGTAA
- the cysT gene encoding sulfate ABC transporter permease subunit CysT, translating to MTLSQTAEVEARDPAWKTFFRKVIQLPWTWRITIVYLIVMLLVPIAAMFLKASTETPARFWEIATSELALATYNVTFVTSVLAALLNGVFGTLIAWVLVRYDFPLKRIVDATVDLPFALPTSVAGLTLATVYSDNGWIGSLLAPLGIKVSFTRLGVWVAMVFISLPFIVRTVQPVLQEMEHEIEEAAWSLGASQWQTFWNVILPPLFPSILTGVALGFSRAVGEYGSTVIISSNTPYQDLIAPVLIFQRLEQYDYSGATVIGIVLLSISLVLLLGINLLQGWARRYDNK from the coding sequence ATGACTTTATCTCAGACTGCGGAAGTTGAAGCTAGAGATCCTGCTTGGAAGACATTTTTCCGAAAAGTTATACAACTTCCTTGGACATGGCGAATTACTATTGTGTACCTAATAGTCATGTTACTCGTACCGATAGCTGCCATGTTTCTCAAAGCCAGTACCGAAACGCCAGCTAGGTTTTGGGAGATTGCTACAAGTGAACTGGCATTAGCAACTTATAATGTGACATTCGTCACTTCTGTATTAGCAGCCTTGCTAAATGGTGTATTTGGTACACTGATTGCCTGGGTTTTGGTACGCTACGACTTTCCCTTGAAACGCATAGTTGATGCCACCGTAGATTTACCGTTTGCATTACCTACTTCAGTAGCAGGTTTAACACTGGCGACAGTATACAGTGATAACGGTTGGATTGGCTCATTGCTTGCCCCCTTGGGTATTAAAGTCTCATTTACCCGTTTAGGGGTTTGGGTAGCAATGGTGTTTATTTCGTTACCATTTATCGTCAGAACAGTGCAACCTGTACTGCAAGAGATGGAACATGAAATTGAAGAGGCTGCTTGGTCTTTGGGTGCTTCCCAATGGCAGACCTTTTGGAATGTGATTTTACCACCATTGTTTCCATCAATTTTGACTGGTGTGGCTTTGGGTTTCTCCCGTGCTGTCGGGGAATATGGCTCGACTGTGATTATTTCTTCCAACACACCTTACCAAGATTTGATTGCACCGGTGTTGATTTTCCAAAGATTAGAGCAGTATGACTATTCTGGCGCAACGGTAATCGGTATAGTTTTGCTGTCTATTTCTCTAGTGTTGTTGTTAGGAATTAATCTTTTACAAGGGTGGGCGAGAAGATATGACAATAAATAA